The following are encoded together in the Chiroxiphia lanceolata isolate bChiLan1 chromosome 8, bChiLan1.pri, whole genome shotgun sequence genome:
- the HPS6 gene encoding Hermansky-Pudlak syndrome 6 protein, whose product MKRAGTLRQVSDLSDFSRGHWLRELLCRGEEPCHVQPSPDGQHLLVLEKSGPPPTPRVVAFQRHSIAGTDLERNWQPPQPALVGLLFLQSPVVLDSWVLAMVWEHGRTEVWHFVVAVGWQLLQTLELCQGARARIVSVCSQGASLVWCEERPPLGAHSDMSKCAFRFCVCARALEVGEQGVRLGTVRMVLHNSPEYQVLASPQHIFLVPSAASFATTSKFLLIWHPETAKLTITAPSAGFIHSKVLHSSSESDFRKLLLGSVGLLSGFTPLDIHTSAVSNSGGLLLVSTKGAVNMVEPDGTQRHVFDLEVGSLAQGSPVRLKTFGSILACVLAGVLYLVDQNSGRLIEKEVLSMKEVHFLESPGEEDGIQLLTQAGIYSFCFSKREDSSRPEPCLVEMVFEEACRYYQRRSLSSSKLTVEKLKKGGAFQAPVALAAILQHSLHQKQKPAQGLQDTYAKLLSTMSLELQSYMSLELLKTCVVCAPESEVESYCKELVEQEVSRILHSDMDKDNLAYLNSVFASFPKAAWKATRSCLQLQQNGEGLLVARATPEVWKKVLGGPQLDDVGQNGMVPLFELICASFLRFKPKWLPSFVELTQQYLSMSWAYSSKEGPEGRVPLYKRALGVLARKNKHSEGDNEMELELLLCSKRPKAVLQALHLLIRLKRWQRVVEVAEKFSKLSPLLNKEIFTTLLAEFAQHRELDPYLDRLWPLCPAELTASDILTVVLQHLPHSQEDPVPFSSEGNQLTVGLLKPLLQRVAQRPSVHEMYLDALQSPTFPPPTPPREHKVPSAADDVPQPPIARTSSPSALIRDDSV is encoded by the coding sequence ATGAAGCGCGCCGGGACGCTGCGGCAGGTCTCCGACTTGAGCGACTTCAGCCGAGGCCACTGGCTGCGGGAGCTGCTGTGCCGCGGAGAAGAGCCTTGCCAtgtccagcccagccccgaCGGGCAGCACCTCCTGGTCCTGGAGAAAAGCGGGCCGCCCCCCACGCCCCGGGTGGTGGCCTTCCAGCGCCACAGCATCGCTGGAACCGACCTGGAGAGGAACTGGCAGCCGCCCCAGCCAGCCCTTGTGGGACTGCtcttcctgcagagccctgtggtACTGGACTCCTGGGTACTGGCCATGGTGTGGGAACACGGCCGGACCGAGGTCTGGCACTTTGTGGTGGCCgtgggctggcagctgctgcagacacTGGAGCTCTGCCAGGGTGCCCGGGCACGAATTGTCTCCGTGTGCAGCCAGGGAGCCAGCTTGGtgtggtgtgaggagaggcCGCCCCTGGGTGCCCACTCGGACATGAGCAAGTGTGCCTTCAGATTCTGTGTCTGTGCCCGTGCTCTGGAGGTGGGGGAACAAGGTGTGAGGCTGGGCACCGTGAGGATGGTCCTGCACAACAGCCCTGAGTACCAGGTCCTGGCCTCCCCTCAGCACATCTTCCTGGTGCCTTCTGCTGCCAGCTTTGCCACCACTTCCAAATTCCTCCTCATCTGGCATCCTGAGACAGCAAAGCTCACCATCACAGCCCCCTCTGCAGGCTTCATCCACAGCAAGGTGCTGCACTCCAGCAGCGAGTCAGACttcagaaaactcttgctggGTTCCGTGGGCCTTCTCTCAGGTTTTACACCCCTGGACATTCACACATCTGCTGTGTCTAACAGTGGGGGTCTGCTGCTGGTGAGCACAAAGGGTGCTGTGAACATGGTGGAGCCAGATGGGACACAGAGGCATGTCTTTGACCTGGAGGTGGGCTCCCTGGCCCAGGGGAGTCCTGTCCGGCTAAAGACCTTTGGCAGCATCCTGGCCTGTGTGCTGGCTGGAGTCCTCTACCTTGTCGACCAGAACAGTGGAAGGCTCATAGAAAAAGAAGTACTGAGCATGAAAGAGGTGCATTTCCTGGAGTCCCCAGGAGAGGAGGACGGTATCCAGCTCCTCACTCAAGCTGGCATCTATAGCTTTTGTTTCTCCAAACGTGAAGATAGCAGCAGACCTGAACCATGCCTGGTGGAGATGGTGTTTGAGGAGGCCTGCAGATACTACCAGAGGAGAAGCCTCAGCAGCTCCAAGCTGACAGTGGAGAAGTTGAAGAAAGGTGGTGCATTCCAGGCTCCTGTGGCCCTGGCTGccatcctgcagcacagcctccaCCAGAAACAGAAGCCAGCTCAAGGCCTACAAGACACTTATGCCAAGCTGCTGAGCACAatgagcctggagctgcagagctaCATGAGCCTGGAGCTCCTCAAGACCTGTGTGGTGTGTGCCCCAGAGAGTGAGGTGGAAAGCTACTGCAAGGAACTGGTGGAGCAGGAGGTCAGCCGCATTCTGCACTCTGACATGGACAAGGACAATTTGGCCTACCTCAACTCTGTCTTTGCCTCTTTCCCCAAGGCTGCCTGGAAGGCCACaaggagctgcctgcagctgcagcagaatgGAGAGGGCCTCTTGGTAGCCAGGGCCACCCCAGAGGTGTGGAAGAAGGTTCTGGGAGGGCCACAGCTGGACGACGTGGGTCAGAATGGGATGGTCCCACTCTTTGAGCTCATCTGCGCTTCCTTCCTGAGGTTCAAACCCAAGTGGTTGCCCAGTTTTGTGGAGCTGACCCAGCAGTACCTTAGCATGTCTTGGGCATACAGCAGCAAGGAGGGCCCAGAGGGCCGGGTGCCGCTGTACAAGAGAGCACTGGGAGTACTGGCCCGGAAGAACAAACACAGTGAGGGAGACAATGAGATGGAGCTggaactgctgctctgcagcaagaGGCCTAAGGCTGTGCTACAAGCTCTACACCTTCTTATCCGTCTGAAGCGGTGGCAGCGGGTGGTGGAGGTGGCAGAGAAGTTCTCCAAACTCAGTCCCTTGCTTAACAAGGAGATATTCACCACACTGCTGGCTGAGTTTGCCCAGCACCGGGAGCTGGACCCATATCTGGACAGGCTGTGGCCACTGTGCCCTGCTGAGCTCACTGCCTCAGACATCCTCACCGTggtcctgcagcacctccctcaCTCCCAGGAGGACCCAGTGCCTTTTTCCAGCGAGGGGAACCAGCTGACTGTGGGCTTGCTTAAGCCACTGCTGCAAAGGGTTGCGCAGCGTCCCAGTGTCCACGAGATGTACTTGGATGCCTTGCAGAGTCCCACCTTCCCCCCTCCTACCCCACCCCGAGAGCACAAAGTCCCCTCAGCAGCCGATGATGTCCCTCAGCCACCGATAGCAAGGACTTCCTCACCCTCGGCACTGATACGGGATGACAGTGTGTGA